The Paenibacillus beijingensis nucleotide sequence GTAGGCGAGCAGAGCATGCTAAGGCGCGCGGAGTAACTCTCGTTAAGGAACTCGGCAAAATGACCCCGTAACTTCGGGAGAAGGGGTGCCTCGGTAGGGTGAATAGCCCGAGGGGGCCGCAGTGAAAAGGCCCAAGCGACTGTTTAGCAAAAACACAGGTCTGTGCGAAGCCGTAAGGCGAAGTATACGGGCTGACGCCTGCCCGGTGCTGGAAGGTTAAGGGGAGCGGTTAGGAGCAATCCGAAGCTGTGAACCGAAGCCCCAGTAAACGGCGGCCGTAACTATAACGGTCCTAAGGTAGCGAAATTCCTTGTCAGGTAAATTCTGACCCGCACGAATGGCGTAACGACTTGGGCGCTGTCTCAACGAGAGATCCGGTGAAATTTTAATACCTGTGAAGATGCAGGTTACCCGCGACAAGACGGAAAGACCCCATGGAGCTTTACTGCAGCTTGATATTGGACTTGGGTACGATCTGTACAGGATAGGTGGGAGCCTAAGAAGCCGGAGCGCCAGCTTCGGTGGAGGCGCCGTTGGGATACCACCCTGATCGTACTTGAGTTCTAACCCGCTACCGTGAAACCGGTAGGGGGACCGTGTCAGGCGGGCAGTTTGACTGGGGCGGTCGCCTCCTAAAATGTAACGGAGGCGCCCCAAGGTTCCCTCAGAATGGTTGGAAATCATTCGCAGAGTGCAAAGGCATAAGGGAGCTTGACTGCGAGACCTACAAGTCGAGCAGGGACGAAAGTCGGGCTTAGTGATCCGGTGGTACCGAATGGAAGGGCCATCGCTCAACGGATAAAAGCTACCCTGGGGATAACAGGCTTATCTCCCCCAAGAGTCCACATCGACGGGGAGGTTTGGCACCTCGATGTCGGCTCATCGCATCCTGGGGCTGAAGTAGGTCCCAAGGGTTGGGCTGTTCGCCCATTAAAGCGGTACGCGAGCTGGGTTCAGAACGTCGTGAGACAGTTCGGTCCCTATCTGTCGTGGGCGTAGGAAATTTGAGAGGAGCTGTCCTTAGTACGAGAGGACCGGGATGGACGTACCGCTGGTGTACCAGTTGTTCCGCCAGGAGCACCGCTGGGTAGCCAAGTACGGACGGGATAAGCGCTGAAAGCATCTAAGCGTGAAGCCCCCCTCAAGATGAGATTTCCCAGTTAAGTAAGACCCCTGGAAGACGACCAGGTTGATAGGTTCGAGGTGGAAGCGCGGCAACGTGTGCAGCTGACGAATACTAATCGGTCGAGGGCTTATCCTAATGGGTTTTCCAAGTGAGGAAAACCGCAAGGCATATGATTCAGCTAAGGAAGCACAAGCAATCTTTCGCATCTAGTTTTCAGGGTGTAATCAAATGAACCGTCGGTAGCGAGTATACTCATCGTTCATTTGTTACAGATGACATTTGGCGATGTCATTTCCTGATTTTGCACAGTTCCTCCTGCTGGCAAAACTGCTATACTAATAGGGGACAAGCATGGCGGCGTAGCTCAGCTGGCTAGAGCGTACGGTTCATACCCGTGAGGTCGGGGGTTCGATCCCCTCCGCCGCTACCAATTTAATAAGGACGCTTAGCTCAGCTGGGAGAGCATCTGCCTTACAAGCAGAGGGTCGGCGGTTCGATCCCGTCAGCGTCCACCATGTTTTATACGGAGCTGTGGTGTAGAGGCCTAACATGCCTGCCTGTCACGCAGGAGACCGCGGGTTCGAATCCCGTCAGCTCCGCCATTTTTTTCATAGGTGTGGCTCGGTAGCTCAGTTGGTAGAGCAGAGGACTGAAAATCCTCGTGTCGGCGGTTCGATTCCGTCCCGAGCCACCATTTATTTTCTAAGAGCAAATGGCGCTGCTTAGAATCATATTGTGGAGGATTAGCGAAGTGGCCAAACGCAGCAGACTGTAAATCTGTTCTCTGACGAGTTCGGTGGTTCGAATCCATCATCCTCCACCATTTCATCTTCAAGAGCCATTAGCTCAGTTGGTAGAGCACCTGACTTTTAATCAGGGTGTCGAAGGTTCGAGTCCTTCATGGCTCACCATTTCATATGGAAACAATCGAAACTTGCAGAAATGCAAGTTTTTTTGTCGTTCACAGTAGAGAGAAAGTGTCTAAATGGAAACGACTCCGCCGCAGATGGTACAATAATGAAGAAAAGAACGCCATCATTTGGCTTAATAAGAATAGGGGACTGGCTATGAGCATGACAGATTGGATCGGTCAACTGCAGCAAGTACTGGATAGTCCCATTTATCTTCGCCGATATCCGCTGTCGGAATGGCGCGACAAGGTCGGATCGACGTTCGGCGCGCAGCATGTCAAGCCGGGAAGCGAGCTGGAAACGAGCAGTACGGTCAGGTTTGTCGTGCATGCGAACGAGAACAGCGTCGAAGTGCTCGAAGTGAGCCGCAAGGGCGGAATAACGGATAAAGAAAAATCGCTTGTCCGATTAATGGTACAGATGCTGCGCAATGACTACAGCTATGAAGGAAAGACGGTTTCGGGTTCGGAAGCCCAGGCACAGGAATTGGGACGGTGGATTGCGGACCAGCTGGAAGCCGAAAAACCGGAAATGCTGCCGGATCGGCTGACGATGGATGGCCGGCTGTTTACCGAAATGCTTCCGTTTCTGGTCGTTAACGATTATTCCGGTACCCAATCGGCTTCATACGCCGAGCTGGAAAAGCTGCTGCGGTCTTTTTTAACCGATGAAGTGCTGCTTATTCCGCTCAAAAAAAATGAATGGCTTATCCTCGGGCCTAAAACGCTGCTGCGCGAGACGCAAACGGAGGAGAGAGGCGGCGATGAAGAAGAGAGCGAAGAGGACAGTCTGCGGCTGATCGGCTTCGGCCTGCACGAAATGCTGGCCAGCGAATGGGTCGGCGACTGCCATCTTGCCGTCTCGCATCCGGTTTCGCCGGCCAAATCGCTCGTGGAAACGGTAGCGCTGCTGCGCGAAACGGTTTATTTGGGCCGGAAATTTCATGTCGGCACGAACATCCACCTGCCCTGGCTGCTGCACTTGGAGCGGCTGCTCAGCAGTATCCCGGAAGCGAGCAGAGTCCGGTTTGTCGAGCAGGCGCTGAACCGGACCGATTTTTTTGTCGAGCCGGAAACGGTAAGCACGCTGGAAACGTTTTTTTCGCTGGACTGCAACGTGAGCGAGACGGCGAAGAAGCTGTACATTCACCGGAATACGCTGCTCTACCGGCTTGACAAGCTGAAGCAGGAAAGCGGACTCGATGTAAGGTTATTCCGCGATGCAGTGCTCGTCAAATTGATTTTGCTTTTGTACAAAGTCACGAAAAGAAATTGAATTTTTTGTAGAGATTGTGCATAGTCGCCTGCATTGTTCTCCGGTACAATAAAACTATCAACCGGCAGTCAGATGCCGAACGAACTTATAACGTTTAGGGGGAAATGTACATGGCAGGCGTACGTTTAGAGCATGTTTTCAAAAAATATCCCGGTACCGATAAAGCTTCCGTTAAAGACATCAACCTCGATATTAAGGACAAAGAGTTTCTCGTGCTGGTCGGACCGTCCGGCTGCGGCAAATCGACGACGCTGCGGATGATTGCAGGACTCGAAGAAATTTCCGAAGGCAAGCTGTTCATCGGCGATCGCCTCGTAAATGACGTTGCTCCAAAAGACCGCGACATTGCGATGGTATTCCAATCGTACGCGCTCTACCCGCACATGAACGTATACCAAAACATGGCATTCGGTCTTAAACTGCGTAAGTTCAAAAAAGCCGATATCGACAAACGCGTGCGTGAAGCCGCGAAAATTCTCGATATCGAGCATCTGCTCGAACGGAAACCGAAAGCTCTCTCCGGCGGTCAGCGCCAGCGTGTTGCCCTGGGCCGCGCGATCGTCCGCGAACCGCAAGTGTTCCTGATGGACGAACCGCTTTCCAACCTTGACGCCAAGCTGCGCGGTCAAATGCGCGCTGAAATCAGCAAACTGGCCAAACGTCTGGAAACGACCGTTATTTACGTAACGCATGACCAGATCGAAGCGATGACGATGGGCGACCGTATCGTCGTTATGAAGGACGGCATCATTCAGCAAGCTGCTTCTCCTGACGAGCTGTACAACCATCCGGTGAACATTTTCGTTGCCGGCTTCATCGGAGCCCCTTCGATGAATTTTATTACAGGTACGCTGAGCGAGCTGGCCGGAGCGCTGCACTTCAAGGCGTCTAATGTCGACATCGTCGTTCCGGAAGGCAGAGCGAAAATTTTGCGCGCTGGCGGATATGTCGGCAAAGAAGTGGTACTGGGCATTCGTCCGGAAGACCTGCACGAAGAGCCGGTATTCATCGAAGCTTCGCCGAACACCGTCGTAAATGCAACCATTGAAGTGGCGGAGAACCTTGGTCACGAAATGTACCTGTACCTGAAAGGCATCGGCAGTGACACGGTTATTGCCCGCGTAGACGGACGTTCCGCGAATCGTGAAGGAAACAACATCAAAATGGGCTTCGATATGAATAAAGTCCATATTTTCGATAAAGAAACCGAAGAAAACATTTTTGAGAAATAATTCGAATATTCCATTATAGCTCGCCAGGCGGCGGTCCGATCTAAGCTCGGGCCGCCGTTTTCGTATTTCCTGCAGCAGTGACACACCGGGATTTCGGGCGCCGTCAGACCGCAAATGCGAGGAACAATGTTTCGACGGGCAAGGCAGGCCGGGAAAGCGCAGCGGCCTAACGTTGCGCTCGGCGTCTTTTTCCATTACGATGAAGACATTGATTGTTAGAAAAGCGACACCGATACCGGGCACCATGCACGGGATATACTTAGTTAGGGAGGCAGCGGCACACTATGCCCAAGAAGGTGAAAGTATCCGAAATCGTCCATCAGTTTCAGCTTGAAATTTTGACGGGCGAGGATGGATTGCGAAGAGAAATTACAACCGATGATTTGTACCGACCTGCGCTGGAGATGGCGGGTTATTTCCACTACCATCCGAAAGAACGGGCTCAAATATTGGGCAAAACGGAGCTGGCTTTCATTCAGACGCTCGACGCCAAGGAGCGCCGCGACCGGCTCGACCGGCTGTGCGACGATGAAACGCCGTGCATCTTAATTACCCGCGGGCTTGAACCGCCGCTCGAGCTGATCGAGCAGGCAACGAAGCATCGCATTCCCGTACTTCGCAGCCAAGTGGCGACGACGATTTTTACGAGCCGGCTGACGAACTTCCTGGAGCGGAAGCTGGCGCCGACCACGACCATCCACGGCGTGCTTGTGGATGTATACGGCATGGGCATGCTCATTACCGGAGGCAGCGGGATCGGTAAAAGCGAAACGGCGCTGGAGCTTGTGAAGCGGGGCCACCGTCTCGTCGCGGACGATGCGGTCGAAATCCGCCAAACGTCGGACAATCAGCTGCACGGCACGGCTCCGGAGCTCATTCGTCATTTGCTGGAAATCCGCGGCTTGGGCATTATTAACGTGATGACGCTGTTCGGGGCGGGCGCGGTCCGCAACAACAAGCGGATCAGCGTTGTCGTCAAGCTGGAAAACTGGCAGCAGGAGAAGCAGTACGACCGTCTCGGACTGGATGAAGAGACGACGTCCATCATCGATACCGAAATTCCGCTTATCACCGTTCCGGTCCGTCCGGGCCGTAACCTGGCAGTCATTATTGAGGTGGCGGCGATGAATTACCGTCTAAAGCGGATGGGCTACAACGCGGCGCTCCAGTTCACGAACAAGCTGACGGAGACGATTAGCGACGATATGGACGATTATGAATAATATTATTTTTTCGGTCAAAGGAGACTAATCTTATTATGGATGTGCTTCGTATCAATCCGATCGCTTTCTCTCTCGGTGCGCTGGAAGTGCACTGGTACGGTATTATTCTCGGAATGGGAGCGCTCGTCGGACTGCTTCTTGCTGTCCGGGAAGGGAAGCGGTTCGGGATATCGTCGGACTTCTTCATGGACCTGCTGCTGCTCGGCGTACCGTCGGCCATTATCGGCGCAAGGGCCTACTTTGTTTTGTTCAAATGGGACTATTATAAGGACCATCCGGGAGAAATCATCCAAATTTGGAACGGCGGCATTGCCATTTACGGTGCGCTTATCGGCGCCGTTGTATGCGGATTTTTCTATTCGAGATCTAAAGGGTTCCGGTTTTGGCGGATCGTGGACATTTGCGCGCCGTCGCTTATCGCCGGCCAGCTGATCGGACGCTGGGGTAACTTTGTGAACCAGGAAGCGTACGGAGGACCGGTGGAGGAGTCGTTCCTGCTTCATACGCTCCATCTTCCGGCCTGGATCGTCAACCAGATGAATGTGGAAGGCACGTTTCATCATCCGACATTCCTGTACGAATCGCTGTGGAACTTGGCCGGCATTATCATTTTGTTCATTTTGCGCCGTCAGCGCTTTATGCGGGCGGGAGAGCTCTTTTTTTCCTATTTAATCTGGTATTCTATCGGCCGATTCTTTATCGAAGGGCTGCGTACCGATAGTTTGGCGTTCAAAGGGCCGGATTCGCTCGCTTCGATCGTCGATTGGCTCTGGTCCCCGATGACGGTCGTCTTCCAGCCTGGCTTTCTCGATCCGGCATACGGCAATGTGCGGATTTCGCAGCTGCTCGCGATCGTACTTGTCATCGCCTGTGCGGCAGCGATCGCGGTCCGGCGCACGCTCGGATTGGCAACGGAGCGTTATGTGGACCCGATTATCAACTATAAAACAGGCCTTCCGGCCGGTGCGAAATCTGGCGGTCCAGCCGGTTCGGCTCAAGAAAAGGCTGCGGGCATCGAAGGACGGGACCTCAAAGAGGACAGCTAGGCCAATGCTTACGAAGTGTTTTTGCTAACGCAAAAACTTAAGGAGAATGACAATGAAAAACCAAATCACAACCCTTCTGTTTGATCTGGACGGTACGATTCTCGATACGAACGAGCTCATTATCCGTTCGTTCCTGCATGCATTGGACGGAATCGTGCCCGCAGGGTTCGGAGCGGAGCAAATGATTCCGATTATGGGGCAGCCGCTGGTGACGCAGCTGCAGAAGTTCTCCGGTCTTACGGAAGTATCCCATCTCGTTCCCGTTTACCGCGAATATAATTTGCGGATGCATGACGAGATGGTCAAAGCATTCCCTCATGTGGACGATGTGCTGGGCAATTTGAAACGCAGCGGCTTCAAGCTGGGCGTTGTCACGACCAAGATGCGGCTGACGACCGACAGGGGGCTTAATTTGACCGGTCTGGAGCGGTATATGGACTCCGTTGTAACGCTTGATGACGTGACGGAAGCGAAGCCGCATCCGGAGCCGGTGCTGAAGGCGATGGCGGAGCTTAAGGCCGATCCGGCTTCGACGCTGATGATCGGGGACAGCCCGGCCGATATCGGTGCCGCAAAGGCTGCGGGGGCAATTGCAGTCGGCGTCGCATGGTCGCTCAAGGGCGGTCAGGTGCTGCGGGAATACGGCGCCGATCATATTATTGATGATATGCGCGATTTGTACGCCCTTGTCGGATTGGAGCGGGAGGCCTTTGAGAAAGGTTGATCGTTTTCCCGTGGAAGGAGCGAATGCGCTGTGGCAGGTGTACCGCACGGTAAGCCGCATGAAGGCGGTGCGGAATTTTATCGCCATTCAGCTTGCCCGCTATTGTCCATCGCTGCCGGCGAAGAACTGGATTTACCGGCACGTGCTCGGGATGAAGGTGGGCAAAAATACAGCATTCGCGCTTATGGTCATGGTCGACGTTTTTTTCCCGGAACGGATCAAGGTGGGCGACAACAGCGTGATCGGTTACAATACGACGATTTTGACGCACGAGTATTTAATCAACGAATACCGGCTGGGCGACGTCGTCATCGGATCGGATGTGATGATCGGCGCGAACACGACCATTTTGCCGGGCGTTACGATCGGTGACGGGGCTGTTGTGGCCGCCGGTTCGGTCGTACATAAAGATGTGCAGCCGGGGACGTTCGTCGGGGGCAATCCGCTCCGCGAGCTGCAGCGGTAACAGGGTGTGACCGCAACTTTATTGACGTCCGAATCGTCTTAAAGGAGCCTATAAGCAGGATTTGCTTACAGGATTTCCCTATAAGAAAGGTCGTCAAGCAATGAAGCGCAAGTTTGCCAAAATAATGGTCGCCGCAATACTTATCGCTATTTTCGTCCAATTGGAACTGACATACATAACCGGCTCCAGCCAGGCATCGGCTTCGGGAATAAGCGGCGCCCAGACCGTCTCCGCAGCGGGGGCGGCCGGAAGTGTCTATTACCGGAACAAAGTTATTGTTCTGATGTACCACGATGTGTCCGATCATCACGATCCTAAATCGCTCTCTTTGGCCAAATTCAAAGAACAGCTGCGGTTGATGAAAGAAAACCACTTTCACTGGATTACGATGGAGCAGTACAAAGCGTTTATTTTGCGGGGGGCGGCCGTTCCGGATAATGCGGTGCTGCTGACTTTCGATGACGGTTACGAAACTTTCTATACCGATACATACCCGATACTTAAGCAGTTTCACGCGCCCGCGACCAACTTTCTCATCGTGAGCACGATCGGCAATCCCGCCCATAAAGGAGTTGCGAAGCTGAACTGGAACCAGGTGCGGGAGATGCGGCGCAGCGGATACGACTTTTATAGCCATACGTTCGATTCCCACGCTTACATGGCTGCAGACCTCTCCGGCAAAAAGCAGGTGCCGATGCTGATGAAGCGGATCTATTTGAAAGAGAAGCACCGCAGGGAGACGGAACATGAGTACGAACGGCGGATTACAAACGATCTGCGTCGTGCGAACGAGGTGCTCTATCGGGAGCTCGGCATCCGCAGCGACGTGCTCGCTTTCCCTTACGGCGCTTATTCCAAGCCGCTGCTCAAAGTATGCGACCGGCTCGGCATTACCGTCACACTGACGGTAAAGAGCGGGATCGACGAGGCGGGACAGCGGAACGGATTCCGGGTTAATGCCGGCGGAATGGACAACGATCCGAAAGCGCTGATCGCGGTAATGAAAAAGGGACCGGAAGCGCTGGGCAACAGCCGCTTCGGAATCGCCGCCAACCGGATGTTCTATTTGCAGCTGACGATGCTTGCATTTACGATCGCCCTGCTGCTGTTTGTTCGTTTCCGATTCTCTCTTGCTGCTCAGCGAGGAAAGCTCGGATGGATGAAGTGGAAACGTTGGAGTTCGGCATCGTAGGCGAAGGCGCTTGCCGGCGGCGCGGATGTGCGGCAGATGCGTTTAAAATGTAACATTGGAACCTCCGAGGCCGCCTGTAAAGCGGCTTCGGAGGTTTTTTGCATAAGCGCATCGGGTTAAGAAACGATAACGTTAGAAGCGGCGTTGAAAGCGGGTAAATAGTTGACGCACGGCGGGATTTCATGGTAACATTACGTCTGATCCTTTATTTTGGCAGTATGGTAACATGGTAACACATTAACACACTAAAGTGTCTGCGGGTGAAAATAGATGTCTAAACCGAAAGTGTTCGAAAAACCGACCGGCGTCAAAGATTACCTTCCCCACGCGGTGGCGAAGCTGCGCCATATCGAGCGGGAAGTGCTGCAGTGCATGAACCGCTGGGGCTACGAGCAAATCATGACGCCTACGATGGAATATTACGATACGGTTGGGGCGGCAAGCTCCACCTCCGACCAGAAGCTGTTCAAGCTGCTGAACAACCGCGGCACGACGCTCGTGCTGCGCTCGGAGATGACGTCTCCGATTGCGCGCGTCGTGTCTTCGCTGCTGAAGGAGCAGCCGTTTCCGCTGCGCCTCTCCTACCACGCCAATGTGTTCCGCGCGATCGAGGAAGAAGCGGGACGGGATGCGGAGTTTTTCCAAACCGGCGTGGAGCTGGTGGGCGACGCTTCGGCGGCAGCCGACGCTGAAGTGGTGGCGCTGGCGATTGCGTCGCTCAAGGCGGCAGGGGTGGAACGGTTTAAAATCGCCATGGGCCATGTCGGGTTCCTGAACGGCCTGTTCGAAGAGACGCTCAAAGGGCGGCAGGACGAGCAGGAGGATCTGAAAAAGTGTCTGCTCGGACGCGATTATGTCGGCTACCGCGAACGGCTGCGCGAGCTGGCGCTTGAGGAGCCGCTGCAGCGGGAGCTGGAAGGCATTCTGCGGCTGCGCGGCGGGTCGGAGATCTGCGAGCAGGCGCTGCAGCTGAGCGGCGATGCGACCGCCCAGGCGTCGATCCGGCATCTGTGCGAAATATGGGATGTGCTGAAGGCGTACGGCGTGTGCGAGCATGTGCTGATCGATTTGACGATGATCGGCGACTTTTCCTATTATACCGGCATGACGTTCGAAGGGTACGCCGCCGATTTGGGCTTCCCGGTCGTCAGCGGCGGACGGTACGACAATTTGCTGACCCAGTTCGGACGTCCGGCGCCGGCGACGGGCTTCGCGTTGAAAACGAACCGCATTCTGGAGCTGGTCGGGGGCGAAGCGGAAGGCGACGGGCGCCGGCTGCTGATCGGCTATGACCGGGCCGGCCGTGACCATGCGCTGGCGGAAGCGCAGCGGCTAAGAGAAAGCGGCGCTGTTGTCGTAACGGAGCCGATGGAGTCGGAGAGCGGGATCGAGCGGCTTCCGGACGGGGGAGCGGTCCGTTACGGAGGACGGACGTACGGCGTGTTTATGCCATTTTTCAAAACGGAAGGAGGCAGCGGCGCATGAGCGGCAATCGGGATATACTGAAGGTAGCGATGCCTAAAGGGCGTATATATAAGCAGGCTTCGCGCTTGTTCCGTGAAGCGGGCCTGCCGATTCCGAGCGATTTCGACGATACGCGCAAGCTTATTATCGAGGTGCCGGAGGCGGGCATGGAATTCATTATGGCTAAACCCGTCGATGTGCCGACCTATGTCGAATACGGCGTGGCCGACATCGGCGTCGTCGGCAAAGACGTGCTGATGGAAGAGAACAAGGATGTGTACGAGCTGCTCGATCTGGGCATCGCCAAATGCCGGATGTCGGTCATCGGACTGCCGGACTGGAAGCCGGTCATCAATCCGCGCGTGGCGACGAAGTATCCGAACGTGGCGTCGCAATATTTTCGCGAGCAGGGGCAGCAGGTGGAAGTGATCAAGCTGAACGGTTCCATCGAGCTGGCGCCGCTGATCGGCCTTGCCGACCGGATCGTCGATATGGTGGAAACGGGGCAGACGCTGCGCGAGAACGGCCTCGTCGAAATGGAATCGATCTTCGGCATTACGAGCCGGCTCATTGCGAAC carries:
- a CDS encoding PucR family transcriptional regulator, which codes for MSMTDWIGQLQQVLDSPIYLRRYPLSEWRDKVGSTFGAQHVKPGSELETSSTVRFVVHANENSVEVLEVSRKGGITDKEKSLVRLMVQMLRNDYSYEGKTVSGSEAQAQELGRWIADQLEAEKPEMLPDRLTMDGRLFTEMLPFLVVNDYSGTQSASYAELEKLLRSFLTDEVLLIPLKKNEWLILGPKTLLRETQTEERGGDEEESEEDSLRLIGFGLHEMLASEWVGDCHLAVSHPVSPAKSLVETVALLRETVYLGRKFHVGTNIHLPWLLHLERLLSSIPEASRVRFVEQALNRTDFFVEPETVSTLETFFSLDCNVSETAKKLYIHRNTLLYRLDKLKQESGLDVRLFRDAVLVKLILLLYKVTKRN
- a CDS encoding ABC transporter ATP-binding protein; the encoded protein is MAGVRLEHVFKKYPGTDKASVKDINLDIKDKEFLVLVGPSGCGKSTTLRMIAGLEEISEGKLFIGDRLVNDVAPKDRDIAMVFQSYALYPHMNVYQNMAFGLKLRKFKKADIDKRVREAAKILDIEHLLERKPKALSGGQRQRVALGRAIVREPQVFLMDEPLSNLDAKLRGQMRAEISKLAKRLETTVIYVTHDQIEAMTMGDRIVVMKDGIIQQAASPDELYNHPVNIFVAGFIGAPSMNFITGTLSELAGALHFKASNVDIVVPEGRAKILRAGGYVGKEVVLGIRPEDLHEEPVFIEASPNTVVNATIEVAENLGHEMYLYLKGIGSDTVIARVDGRSANREGNNIKMGFDMNKVHIFDKETEENIFEK
- the hprK gene encoding HPr(Ser) kinase/phosphatase, with protein sequence MPKKVKVSEIVHQFQLEILTGEDGLRREITTDDLYRPALEMAGYFHYHPKERAQILGKTELAFIQTLDAKERRDRLDRLCDDETPCILITRGLEPPLELIEQATKHRIPVLRSQVATTIFTSRLTNFLERKLAPTTTIHGVLVDVYGMGMLITGGSGIGKSETALELVKRGHRLVADDAVEIRQTSDNQLHGTAPELIRHLLEIRGLGIINVMTLFGAGAVRNNKRISVVVKLENWQQEKQYDRLGLDEETTSIIDTEIPLITVPVRPGRNLAVIIEVAAMNYRLKRMGYNAALQFTNKLTETISDDMDDYE
- the lgt gene encoding prolipoprotein diacylglyceryl transferase encodes the protein MDVLRINPIAFSLGALEVHWYGIILGMGALVGLLLAVREGKRFGISSDFFMDLLLLGVPSAIIGARAYFVLFKWDYYKDHPGEIIQIWNGGIAIYGALIGAVVCGFFYSRSKGFRFWRIVDICAPSLIAGQLIGRWGNFVNQEAYGGPVEESFLLHTLHLPAWIVNQMNVEGTFHHPTFLYESLWNLAGIIILFILRRQRFMRAGELFFSYLIWYSIGRFFIEGLRTDSLAFKGPDSLASIVDWLWSPMTVVFQPGFLDPAYGNVRISQLLAIVLVIACAAAIAVRRTLGLATERYVDPIINYKTGLPAGAKSGGPAGSAQEKAAGIEGRDLKEDS
- the ppaX gene encoding pyrophosphatase PpaX; the encoded protein is MKNQITTLLFDLDGTILDTNELIIRSFLHALDGIVPAGFGAEQMIPIMGQPLVTQLQKFSGLTEVSHLVPVYREYNLRMHDEMVKAFPHVDDVLGNLKRSGFKLGVVTTKMRLTTDRGLNLTGLERYMDSVVTLDDVTEAKPHPEPVLKAMAELKADPASTLMIGDSPADIGAAKAAGAIAVGVAWSLKGGQVLREYGADHIIDDMRDLYALVGLEREAFEKG
- a CDS encoding acyltransferase, with translation MRKVDRFPVEGANALWQVYRTVSRMKAVRNFIAIQLARYCPSLPAKNWIYRHVLGMKVGKNTAFALMVMVDVFFPERIKVGDNSVIGYNTTILTHEYLINEYRLGDVVIGSDVMIGANTTILPGVTIGDGAVVAAGSVVHKDVQPGTFVGGNPLRELQR
- a CDS encoding polysaccharide deacetylase family protein encodes the protein MKRKFAKIMVAAILIAIFVQLELTYITGSSQASASGISGAQTVSAAGAAGSVYYRNKVIVLMYHDVSDHHDPKSLSLAKFKEQLRLMKENHFHWITMEQYKAFILRGAAVPDNAVLLTFDDGYETFYTDTYPILKQFHAPATNFLIVSTIGNPAHKGVAKLNWNQVREMRRSGYDFYSHTFDSHAYMAADLSGKKQVPMLMKRIYLKEKHRRETEHEYERRITNDLRRANEVLYRELGIRSDVLAFPYGAYSKPLLKVCDRLGITVTLTVKSGIDEAGQRNGFRVNAGGMDNDPKALIAVMKKGPEALGNSRFGIAANRMFYLQLTMLAFTIALLLFVRFRFSLAAQRGKLGWMKWKRWSSAS
- a CDS encoding ATP phosphoribosyltransferase regulatory subunit; the encoded protein is MSKPKVFEKPTGVKDYLPHAVAKLRHIEREVLQCMNRWGYEQIMTPTMEYYDTVGAASSTSDQKLFKLLNNRGTTLVLRSEMTSPIARVVSSLLKEQPFPLRLSYHANVFRAIEEEAGRDAEFFQTGVELVGDASAAADAEVVALAIASLKAAGVERFKIAMGHVGFLNGLFEETLKGRQDEQEDLKKCLLGRDYVGYRERLRELALEEPLQRELEGILRLRGGSEICEQALQLSGDATAQASIRHLCEIWDVLKAYGVCEHVLIDLTMIGDFSYYTGMTFEGYAADLGFPVVSGGRYDNLLTQFGRPAPATGFALKTNRILELVGGEAEGDGRRLLIGYDRAGRDHALAEAQRLRESGAVVVTEPMESESGIERLPDGGAVRYGGRTYGVFMPFFKTEGGSGA
- the hisG gene encoding ATP phosphoribosyltransferase, translated to MSGNRDILKVAMPKGRIYKQASRLFREAGLPIPSDFDDTRKLIIEVPEAGMEFIMAKPVDVPTYVEYGVADIGVVGKDVLMEENKDVYELLDLGIAKCRMSVIGLPDWKPVINPRVATKYPNVASQYFREQGQQVEVIKLNGSIELAPLIGLADRIVDMVETGQTLRENGLVEMESIFGITSRLIANRVSYRMKNEAIQSLCDRLQASISARV